A single region of the Zonotrichia leucophrys gambelii isolate GWCS_2022_RI chromosome 9, RI_Zleu_2.0, whole genome shotgun sequence genome encodes:
- the VEPH1 gene encoding ventricular zone-expressed PH domain-containing protein homolog 1 isoform X2 → MHQLFGLVLAHKDLSRAGDLFSLEDAEIEGSLSEALEQIRIISSAADYQSNDNDQAVVEICITRITTAIRETASIERHGRALVALWESCLEHNLTPSGRDEDAPHAKIASDIMSCILQNYNRPPVMALAVPVAVKFLQRGNKELCRNMSSYLSLAAIAKAELLAEHTETIVRSVLQADVAVDIRFGNSSLEGAARNRQNDLFGVVA, encoded by the exons atGCATCAGCTCTTCGGGCTGGTGCTGGCACACAAGGACCTGTCCCGGGCGGGGGATCTCTTCTCCCTGGAGGATGCCGAGATCGAAGGGAGCCTCTCCGAAGCTCTTGAGCAGATCAGGATCATTAGTTCAGCTGCA GACTACCAGAGCAACGACAACGACCAGGCCGTGGTGGAGATCTGCATCACGCGCATCACCACGGCCATCAGGGAGACCGCCTCCATCGAGAGGCACGGCAGGGCCCTGGTGGCTCTCTGGGAGTCCTGCCTGGAGCACAACCTGACGCCCTCTGGCAGGGACGAGGATGCCCCGCATGCCAAAATTGCATCTGACATCATGAGCTGCATCCTGCAG AATTACAACCGGCCTCCAGTGATGGCCTTGGCCGTGCCAGTGGCAGTGAAGTTCCTGCAGAGGGGCaacaaggagctgtgcaggaacatGTCCAGCTACCTGTCCTTGGCTGCCATTGccaaggctgagctgctggctgagcacACAGAAACCATCGTCAGGAGTGTCCTGCAAG CAGATGTTGCTGTGGATATCAggtttgggaattccagcctggaAGGGGCCGCTCGGAACAGGCAAAATGATTTGTTTGGCGTGGTGGCTTAA
- the VEPH1 gene encoding ventricular zone-expressed PH domain-containing protein homolog 1 isoform X3, protein MHQLFGLVLAHKDLSRAGDLFSLEDAEIEGSLSEALEQIRIISSAADYQSNDNDQAVVEICITRITTAIRETASIERHGRALVALWESCLEHNLTPSGRDEDAPHAKIASDIMSCILQNYNRPPVMALAVPVAVKFLQRGNKELCRNMSSYLSLAAIAKAELLAEHTETIVRSVLQDVAVDIRFGNSSLEGAARNRQNDLFGVVA, encoded by the exons atGCATCAGCTCTTCGGGCTGGTGCTGGCACACAAGGACCTGTCCCGGGCGGGGGATCTCTTCTCCCTGGAGGATGCCGAGATCGAAGGGAGCCTCTCCGAAGCTCTTGAGCAGATCAGGATCATTAGTTCAGCTGCA GACTACCAGAGCAACGACAACGACCAGGCCGTGGTGGAGATCTGCATCACGCGCATCACCACGGCCATCAGGGAGACCGCCTCCATCGAGAGGCACGGCAGGGCCCTGGTGGCTCTCTGGGAGTCCTGCCTGGAGCACAACCTGACGCCCTCTGGCAGGGACGAGGATGCCCCGCATGCCAAAATTGCATCTGACATCATGAGCTGCATCCTGCAG AATTACAACCGGCCTCCAGTGATGGCCTTGGCCGTGCCAGTGGCAGTGAAGTTCCTGCAGAGGGGCaacaaggagctgtgcaggaacatGTCCAGCTACCTGTCCTTGGCTGCCATTGccaaggctgagctgctggctgagcacACAGAAACCATCGTCAGGAGTGTCCTGCAAG ATGTTGCTGTGGATATCAggtttgggaattccagcctggaAGGGGCCGCTCGGAACAGGCAAAATGATTTGTTTGGCGTGGTGGCTTAA